From the genome of Chania multitudinisentens RB-25, one region includes:
- a CDS encoding DUF1367 family protein — protein sequence MTAAPRTKSLRKQKTEALGVLLPGGGIKYATDHDRNVMKGMPVGTPISMSPIGDRRNLKHHRKFWKLIELGMDYWEPEWAFVSDSERWIAIEAANKTAKMMAEMAGDPSLYENVTKQIADRSAEETLNRMATRRKSRFDAELIKTEEAYLNRVMIKAGFYDLIPNPDGGTLKQRWSIAFANMDQGKFDAVYRGVAGVIWNETLQQHFADEHEMEQAVNRLMEY from the coding sequence ATGACAGCCGCGCCGCGAACTAAGTCCCTGCGTAAACAGAAAACCGAAGCGCTTGGTGTTCTGCTGCCGGGCGGCGGCATCAAGTACGCGACTGATCATGATAGAAATGTAATGAAGGGGATGCCGGTAGGCACCCCCATCTCAATGAGTCCGATCGGTGATCGTAGGAATCTAAAACACCACCGCAAGTTCTGGAAGCTTATAGAACTGGGCATGGATTATTGGGAGCCGGAATGGGCATTTGTCAGCGATTCAGAAAGATGGATCGCAATAGAGGCAGCAAATAAAACTGCAAAAATGATGGCGGAAATGGCTGGCGATCCGTCCCTGTATGAAAACGTCACAAAGCAGATAGCTGACAGGAGCGCAGAAGAAACACTTAACAGGATGGCTACCAGGCGAAAATCACGCTTTGATGCTGAGTTAATAAAAACCGAAGAAGCATACCTGAACCGCGTGATGATCAAGGCTGGCTTCTATGACCTGATCCCTAATCCTGATGGCGGCACGCTGAAACAACGTTGGAGCATCGCGTTTGCCAACATGGATCAGGGCAAGTTTGACGCAGTTTACCGAGGCGTAGCCGGTGTCATCTGGAACGAAACCCTGCAGCAGCATTTTGCCGACGAGCACGAGATGGAACAGGCAGTAAACCGGCTGATGGAATATTGA
- a CDS encoding DNA cytosine methyltransferase — MKREIIVDNFAGGGGASTGIEMAIGRSVDIAINHDEHAIAMHETNHPDTLHYCESVFDIDPEVATAGQPVGLAWFSPDCRHFSKAKGSKPVKKEIRGLAWIVICWALKVRPRVMMLENVEEFKTWGPLIADAEGNERPCPARSGETFAAFVGMLTSGVEVDHPALVECCEVLGIGAGSDEQRRLIAGLGYDLDYRELRACDYGAPTIRKRFFMVMRCDQQAIVWPEQTHGDPKSLDVQSGHRKPWRTAAECIDWSIPCPSIFERKRPLAENTMKRIARGIERFVINSPTPFIVKCNHTSTKTTYDCFRGQPLDEPLQTITKTHGYALVSPHITKFRTGATGQECDEPISTITAGSSERPGGNGHALGMVEATLAPFIAGAGGPKYSAKPRSAEQPMHTLCITNHACLVAPVIARIGQTGFGGDRMAYEAGKPLTTVTTKAEHLVVAPVIARQFGNSVGHAVGEPNGTITAGGGGKSQLVSAFLAKHFGGNYTGPGADLAEPAHTVTTVDHHALVTSNLIKMRGTNTGQEVTDPLQTVTAGGNHFGEVRAFLLKYYGTNIGHPADDPLQTVTTKHRFGLVTVEGIDYQIVDIGMRMLQPHELYAAQGFPSWYVIDQNYRGEKYAKDKQVARCGNAVPPPFAEALVRANLPEMCKAREEVAA; from the coding sequence ATGAAGCGCGAGATTATTGTCGATAACTTTGCTGGTGGCGGCGGTGCGAGTACCGGGATCGAGATGGCGATTGGTCGTAGTGTGGACATTGCCATCAACCACGACGAGCACGCGATCGCGATGCACGAGACGAATCACCCGGACACATTGCATTATTGCGAGTCGGTTTTTGACATTGATCCTGAGGTGGCTACCGCCGGGCAGCCAGTGGGCCTGGCGTGGTTTAGCCCTGATTGTCGGCATTTTTCCAAGGCCAAAGGCAGCAAGCCAGTCAAAAAGGAGATCCGAGGACTTGCCTGGATCGTCATTTGCTGGGCTCTGAAAGTCCGACCGCGTGTGATGATGCTGGAAAACGTCGAAGAGTTTAAAACCTGGGGGCCGTTGATTGCTGACGCCGAAGGCAATGAACGCCCATGTCCGGCGCGCAGCGGGGAAACATTCGCTGCTTTCGTGGGGATGCTGACCAGTGGCGTTGAGGTAGATCACCCTGCGTTGGTTGAATGCTGTGAAGTGCTGGGGATCGGCGCTGGTAGCGATGAGCAGCGCCGCCTGATTGCCGGGCTGGGGTATGACTTAGACTATCGTGAACTTCGTGCTTGCGACTACGGCGCCCCAACAATTCGCAAAAGGTTCTTCATGGTCATGCGCTGTGATCAACAGGCTATCGTCTGGCCGGAACAAACGCACGGCGACCCGAAATCGCTGGATGTGCAGAGTGGTCACCGTAAGCCATGGCGTACAGCTGCTGAATGCATTGATTGGTCAATTCCGTGCCCGAGTATCTTCGAGCGTAAGCGACCGCTTGCTGAAAATACGATGAAGCGCATTGCGCGGGGGATTGAACGGTTTGTTATCAATAGCCCGACGCCATTTATCGTTAAGTGCAATCACACCAGCACTAAGACGACATACGACTGTTTTCGCGGGCAGCCGTTGGACGAACCTTTGCAGACGATCACCAAGACCCATGGCTATGCCCTGGTATCACCGCATATCACTAAATTCCGTACCGGGGCCACCGGCCAGGAATGTGATGAGCCGATCTCAACCATAACGGCGGGCAGTTCCGAACGGCCAGGTGGTAACGGTCATGCTCTGGGCATGGTAGAGGCAACATTAGCACCGTTCATTGCCGGTGCTGGTGGCCCGAAATATTCAGCTAAGCCGCGGTCTGCTGAGCAACCAATGCATACGTTGTGTATCACAAACCATGCCTGTCTTGTTGCGCCCGTTATTGCACGTATCGGGCAGACAGGCTTTGGTGGCGATCGCATGGCCTATGAAGCCGGTAAGCCACTGACTACTGTCACAACGAAAGCCGAGCACTTGGTTGTGGCTCCTGTGATAGCGCGTCAGTTTGGCAATAGCGTCGGGCATGCAGTCGGTGAGCCAAACGGCACAATCACTGCTGGCGGTGGTGGTAAAAGCCAACTGGTATCGGCGTTCCTGGCAAAACATTTCGGTGGCAATTATACCGGCCCCGGCGCGGATCTGGCGGAACCTGCCCACACAGTGACGACTGTCGATCACCATGCTCTGGTTACGTCCAATCTCATCAAGATGCGCGGTACCAATACCGGGCAAGAGGTTACCGATCCACTCCAAACCGTTACTGCCGGCGGAAATCACTTCGGTGAGGTGAGAGCGTTTCTGCTGAAATATTACGGCACAAACATCGGCCACCCTGCTGATGATCCGTTGCAGACAGTCACCACCAAGCATCGTTTTGGCTTGGTTACGGTTGAAGGCATCGATTACCAGATAGTTGATATCGGTATGCGCATGCTGCAACCGCATGAACTCTATGCCGCGCAAGGCTTCCCAAGTTGGTACGTGATTGACCAAAACTACCGAGGAGAAAAGTACGCCAAAGACAAACAAGTGGCCCGCTGCGGCAACGCCGTACCGCCACCATTCGCCGAGGCGTTAGTACGCGCAAATCTGCCAGAAATGTGCAAAGCGCGCGAGGAGGTGGCCGCATGA
- a CDS encoding DNA-methyltransferase — MIYQLNVGRCEEVLRGMAENSVDAIVTDPPYGLSFMGKKWDYQVPTVDQWAECLRVLKPGGHLLAFGGSRTYHRLVVNVEDAGFEIRDQLMWIYGSGFPKSKNLTDEHAGKGTALKPAHEPIVMARKPLIGTVEGNVSQFGTGALNIDLCRIPTGEALTGGAGGLLSHARDGKASDAEEWQPAQLGRWPANVMHDGSEEVVSEFPRNAGAQAPVRGTEPTHNGFSGAVKFGGMINRIASHHHGDQGSAARFFYCAKVSRKERDEGMERFVPTSASEMTGGRKEGSAGLNNPRAGAGRTGGVKNNHETVKPVDLMRYLCRLVTPAGGVVLDPFMGSGSTGKAALLDGFGFIGIEENPDHLVTSAARIGYSLKVLSESPEPDEVHQLVEQQTEPQIIPENIPDTTNTVWPQEVHFLFDQVKGASELPVNLQQKLRFHINRLKLESQPEAAIIEAATTLATAMGATA; from the coding sequence ATGATCTATCAACTCAATGTTGGTCGCTGCGAGGAAGTGCTACGTGGTATGGCTGAAAATTCCGTTGATGCCATTGTGACCGATCCGCCGTATGGCTTGAGCTTCATGGGTAAAAAATGGGATTACCAGGTACCAACTGTTGACCAGTGGGCCGAGTGCCTTCGCGTCTTAAAGCCGGGTGGCCACTTGTTGGCGTTCGGCGGATCACGCACCTATCACCGGCTCGTCGTTAATGTTGAGGATGCTGGCTTTGAAATCCGGGATCAACTGATGTGGATTTACGGCAGCGGCTTCCCTAAGTCGAAAAACCTTACTGACGAGCATGCTGGGAAAGGTACCGCGTTGAAACCTGCGCATGAGCCGATCGTCATGGCCCGAAAGCCACTCATCGGAACCGTAGAGGGGAATGTTTCCCAATTCGGCACTGGTGCCCTGAATATCGATTTGTGTCGTATACCGACAGGGGAAGCGCTAACTGGCGGTGCTGGTGGCTTGCTTTCCCATGCTCGTGACGGAAAAGCGTCTGACGCTGAGGAATGGCAGCCCGCTCAACTAGGCCGCTGGCCAGCAAACGTTATGCATGATGGAAGTGAGGAAGTTGTTTCCGAGTTTCCACGAAATGCAGGAGCACAAGCGCCTGTCCGTGGTACTGAACCCACGCATAACGGGTTCAGTGGCGCGGTTAAATTTGGCGGAATGATTAATCGTATTGCCAGCCATCATCACGGCGACCAGGGCAGCGCAGCCCGGTTTTTTTACTGTGCAAAGGTCAGCCGTAAAGAGCGCGACGAAGGTATGGAACGCTTTGTCCCTACCTCTGCAAGCGAAATGACCGGGGGCCGAAAAGAAGGTAGTGCTGGGCTCAATAACCCGCGTGCTGGTGCAGGACGTACCGGGGGAGTCAAAAACAACCATGAAACTGTGAAGCCAGTCGATCTCATGCGCTATCTGTGCCGCCTCGTGACACCAGCAGGCGGCGTGGTACTGGATCCATTCATGGGTTCCGGCAGCACGGGTAAAGCGGCGCTGCTCGATGGATTTGGGTTTATTGGGATCGAGGAAAACCCGGATCACCTGGTCACCTCAGCAGCACGGATTGGGTATTCGTTGAAAGTGCTCAGTGAATCCCCTGAACCTGATGAGGTTCATCAGCTTGTAGAACAACAAACTGAACCACAAATTATTCCTGAAAATATTCCAGACACAACAAATACCGTTTGGCCTCAAGAGGTTCATTTCCTTTTTGACCAGGTAAAAGGTGCCAGCGAATTGCCCGTAAACCTGCAACAGAAACTGCGGTTCCACATCAACCGCTTGAAACTCGAATCACAGCCTGAAGCTGCCATCATCGAAGCAGCCACAACACTGGCCACAGCAATGGGAGCAACAGCATGA
- a CDS encoding DNA translocase FtsK: protein MEHGTDAKETVVDSADDTEQDDLYPKAVEFVQRVGRASISGVQREFRIGYNRAARIIEQMEYGGVVSAPAHDGSRTVLSGGGAQ, encoded by the coding sequence ATGGAGCATGGTACCGATGCGAAAGAAACTGTTGTTGATAGTGCCGATGATACCGAGCAGGACGATCTCTATCCTAAGGCGGTTGAGTTTGTTCAGCGGGTAGGGCGCGCCTCCATTTCAGGTGTACAGCGTGAGTTCCGTATCGGCTACAACCGGGCCGCCCGCATCATTGAGCAAATGGAATATGGCGGCGTTGTCTCCGCTCCTGCCCATGATGGTAGCCGCACAGTTCTGAGCGGCGGAGGTGCTCAATGA